A single Thermaerobacter sp. FW80 DNA region contains:
- the gcvPB gene encoding aminomethyl-transferring glycine dehydrogenase subunit GcvPB, with protein sequence MSTGPTTGQPAEGPAPGAGGAVPPGAQGAEGVPAGPQAKPPVPSAQGADRAVPGGGQGEPAEGGGVSRPAAAQAGATAVTTARAADAAGPSGGAGRDEPAPVGTEPEPLIFAYSRPGRGGMRWPAPDVPVRPVEERVPAELLRRDPPRLPEVAEVDLVRHYTRLSQMNHAVDTGFYPLGSCTMKYNPKVAERVAALPGFADLHPYVPDELAQGALRLMYELERALCEIGGMARATLQPAAGAHGELTGILLIRAYHRARGQGHRHKVIVPDSAHGTNPATAAMAGYQVVEVPSDARGGVDLRALEAVLDDDVAALMLTNPNTLGLFDENIHRIAEMVHAAGGLLYYDGANANAILGISRPGDMGFDVVHFNLHKTFSTPHGGGGPGSGPVGVKEELVPFLPAPLVERDPATGRFYLDHDRPQAIGRMRSFYGNFAVLVRAYAYIRALGAEGLRRVSEDAVLNANYVMRQLAGLYRLPYDRTCMHEFVLSASNLRERTGIRALDVAKRLLDFGIHPPTIYFPLIVEEALMIEPTETESKETLDRFVAVMRRIAREAEEEPEVVRQAPHTTPVGRLDEALAARRPVLRWRPEGED encoded by the coding sequence ATGAGCACGGGACCCACCACGGGTCAGCCGGCGGAGGGGCCGGCTCCGGGCGCTGGGGGCGCGGTGCCGCCGGGGGCGCAAGGGGCCGAGGGCGTCCCGGCGGGTCCGCAGGCCAAGCCGCCCGTTCCGTCGGCGCAGGGCGCCGACCGGGCGGTGCCAGGCGGTGGGCAGGGCGAGCCCGCCGAGGGGGGTGGGGTGTCGCGGCCGGCGGCGGCCCAGGCGGGTGCGACCGCCGTGACGACCGCCCGGGCCGCGGACGCCGCCGGACCCTCCGGCGGCGCGGGGCGGGACGAGCCGGCGCCGGTGGGCACGGAGCCCGAGCCCCTGATCTTCGCCTACAGCCGGCCCGGTCGGGGCGGCATGCGCTGGCCCGCGCCGGACGTGCCGGTTCGTCCGGTGGAGGAGCGGGTGCCGGCGGAGCTGCTGCGTCGGGATCCGCCCCGCCTGCCCGAGGTGGCGGAGGTGGACCTGGTCCGTCACTACACGCGGCTCAGCCAGATGAACCACGCGGTGGACACGGGCTTCTACCCGCTGGGCTCGTGCACGATGAAGTACAACCCCAAGGTCGCCGAGCGGGTGGCGGCCCTGCCGGGCTTCGCCGACCTGCACCCGTACGTGCCCGACGAACTGGCCCAGGGGGCGCTGCGCCTGATGTACGAGCTGGAGCGCGCCCTCTGCGAGATCGGCGGCATGGCACGGGCGACGCTGCAGCCGGCGGCCGGCGCCCACGGCGAGCTGACGGGCATCCTCCTGATCCGCGCCTACCACCGTGCCCGCGGGCAAGGGCACCGGCACAAGGTGATCGTGCCCGACTCGGCCCACGGGACGAACCCGGCCACGGCGGCGATGGCCGGCTACCAGGTGGTGGAGGTGCCGTCGGACGCCCGGGGCGGCGTCGACCTCCGGGCCCTGGAGGCCGTCCTCGACGACGACGTCGCCGCCCTGATGCTGACCAATCCCAACACCCTGGGGCTCTTCGACGAGAACATCCACCGCATCGCGGAGATGGTCCACGCGGCGGGGGGGCTGCTGTACTACGACGGCGCCAACGCCAACGCCATCCTGGGCATCTCGCGGCCGGGGGACATGGGCTTCGACGTGGTCCACTTCAACCTGCACAAGACCTTCTCCACGCCCCACGGCGGCGGCGGCCCGGGCTCGGGGCCCGTGGGCGTCAAGGAGGAGCTGGTGCCCTTCCTCCCGGCGCCGCTGGTAGAGCGGGATCCGGCCACGGGCCGGTTCTACCTGGATCACGACCGGCCCCAGGCCATCGGGCGGATGCGCTCCTTCTACGGCAACTTCGCCGTCCTCGTCCGCGCCTATGCGTACATCCGGGCGCTGGGCGCCGAGGGGCTGCGCCGGGTCAGCGAGGACGCGGTGCTGAACGCCAACTACGTGATGCGCCAGCTGGCCGGTCTCTACCGGCTGCCCTACGATCGCACCTGCATGCACGAGTTCGTCCTCTCGGCGTCCAACCTGCGGGAGCGCACCGGCATCCGCGCCCTGGACGTGGCCAAGCGGCTCCTGGACTTCGGCATCCACCCGCCGACCATCTACTTCCCGCTGATCGTCGAGGAGGCGCTGATGATCGAGCCGACGGAGACGGAGAGCAAGGAGACCCTGGACCGGTTCGTGGCGGTGATGCGGCGCATCGCCCGCGAGGCCGAGGAGGAGCCCGAGGTGGTCCGCCAGGCACCCCACACCACCCCGGTCGGCCGCCTGGACGAGGCGCTGGCCGCCCGGCGGCCGGTGCTGCGGTGGCGCCCGGAGGGGGAGGATTGA
- the gcvPA gene encoding aminomethyl-transferring glycine dehydrogenase subunit GcvPA produces the protein MAIDYIPHTDEDREAMLAALGIASVDELFRDIPPELRLGRPLDLPPALTEPELVAHLEALAAANPGTTKVCFLGGGVYDHFIPSVVPYLAGRGEFATAYTPYQPEVSQGTLRAIFEFQTMIAELTGLDVANASMYDGATALAEAAFMAVNIARRERIVVLGGVHPEARQVLQTYAAGQALPVTVVPVDPEQGTTDLAALDRVLAAGDVACVLIQQPNFYGCLEPAPEIARRAKGAGAMVVVSADPVSLGLLEAPGRYGADIVVGDGQSLGLPMAYGGPHFGFFACRAEYVRRLPGRIVGRTVDRRGREGYVLTLQTREQHIRRDRATSNICTNHSLMALAATIHLAALGPRGLRQLAELCLHKAHYLAERIEALPGFRRVFRAPFFKEFVVACQRPGFDPAAAALDAGYLVGPDLGRWEPGRRGQLLVAVTERRTRAEMDGLVAAWGVRA, from the coding sequence ATGGCCATCGACTACATCCCTCACACCGACGAGGACCGGGAGGCGATGCTGGCCGCCCTCGGCATCGCGTCGGTGGACGAGCTCTTTCGGGACATCCCGCCCGAGCTGCGCCTCGGGCGGCCCCTGGACCTTCCGCCGGCGCTGACGGAGCCGGAGCTGGTGGCGCACCTGGAGGCGCTGGCGGCGGCGAACCCGGGGACCACCAAGGTCTGTTTCCTCGGCGGTGGCGTCTACGACCACTTCATCCCCTCGGTCGTGCCCTACCTGGCGGGGCGCGGCGAGTTCGCCACGGCGTACACCCCCTACCAGCCGGAGGTGAGCCAGGGGACGCTGCGGGCGATCTTCGAGTTCCAGACGATGATCGCTGAGCTGACCGGCCTCGACGTGGCCAACGCCTCCATGTACGACGGCGCGACGGCCCTGGCGGAGGCCGCCTTCATGGCGGTGAACATCGCCCGCCGCGAGCGCATCGTGGTCCTGGGCGGCGTCCATCCCGAGGCGCGGCAGGTGCTCCAGACCTACGCCGCCGGCCAGGCTCTGCCCGTCACCGTGGTGCCGGTGGACCCGGAGCAGGGGACCACGGACCTGGCGGCGCTGGATCGCGTGCTGGCGGCGGGCGACGTCGCCTGCGTGCTGATCCAGCAGCCCAACTTCTACGGCTGCCTGGAGCCGGCGCCGGAGATCGCCCGCCGGGCGAAGGGGGCGGGGGCGATGGTGGTGGTCAGCGCCGACCCCGTCAGCCTCGGATTGCTGGAGGCGCCGGGCCGGTACGGCGCCGACATCGTGGTCGGCGACGGCCAGTCCCTCGGGTTGCCCATGGCGTACGGAGGGCCGCACTTCGGCTTCTTCGCCTGCCGGGCCGAGTACGTCCGCCGGCTGCCCGGGCGCATCGTCGGTCGGACCGTGGATCGCCGCGGGCGGGAGGGCTACGTGCTGACGCTGCAGACCCGGGAGCAGCACATCCGGCGCGACCGCGCCACGTCGAACATCTGTACGAACCACAGCCTGATGGCCCTGGCGGCCACCATCCACCTGGCGGCCCTGGGCCCCCGGGGACTGCGCCAGCTCGCCGAGCTCTGCCTGCACAAGGCCCACTACCTGGCGGAGCGGATCGAGGCCCTGCCCGGCTTCCGCCGGGTCTTCCGCGCGCCCTTCTTCAAGGAGTTCGTCGTCGCCTGTCAGCGGCCGGGCTTCGATCCCGCGGCCGCCGCGCTGGACGCCGGCTACCTGGTGGGGCCGGACCTGGGCCGCTGGGAGCCCGGGCGCCGCGGCCAGCTGCTGGTGGCGGTGACGGAGCGCCGGACGCGCGCCGAGATGGACGGCCTGGTGGCGGCGTGGGGGGTGAGGGCATGA
- the gcvH gene encoding glycine cleavage system protein GcvH: MAHEVPDGLYYTEEHEWLRVEGEQGVVGITAYAQDQLGDVVFVELPQVGAEYRAGEAFGVVESVKTVSDVYMPVSARVLAVNGELADHPELVNQDPYGRGWLVRIQILNRDELAGLLDAAAYRQRTG, encoded by the coding sequence GTGGCCCACGAGGTGCCCGACGGCCTGTACTACACGGAGGAGCACGAGTGGCTGCGGGTGGAAGGCGAGCAGGGCGTCGTGGGGATCACCGCCTACGCCCAGGACCAGCTGGGGGACGTGGTCTTCGTTGAGCTTCCCCAGGTGGGGGCGGAGTACCGCGCGGGCGAGGCCTTCGGGGTGGTGGAGTCGGTGAAGACCGTCTCCGACGTGTACATGCCCGTCTCGGCGCGGGTGCTGGCGGTCAACGGCGAGCTGGCGGACCACCCCGAGCTGGTCAACCAGGACCCCTACGGTCGGGGCTGGCTCGTCCGGATCCAGATCCTGAATCGGGACGAACTGGCCGGCCTGCTGGACGCGGCGGCCTATCGGCAGCGCACCGGCTGA
- the gcvT gene encoding glycine cleavage system aminomethyltransferase GcvT, whose translation MSHPSSAAGLRRTPLYEEHRALGARMVPFAGWEMPLQYAGIVEEHRAVRQAAGLFDVSHMGEIEVAGPGARDALQRLVTNDVERLVPGRALYTVMCTPEGGIVDDLLVYQLGEQRYMLVVNAANTERDLAWVREHAGGPGVTVTDRTQETALLALQGPRAQAILARVTDDVDLDALRPFHFVGGWEGMISRTGYTGEDGFELFLSWDAAVTVWRGILAAGEPEGLVPAGLGARDTLRLEACLPLYGQELDLDTTPLEAGLEFVVKWDKGPFLGREALLRQRQQGLRKRLVGLRLVEPGVARTGYRVLDERGEPVGRVTSGTVAPTLGASVALAYVPPALARVGQRLAVEIRGRAVAAQVVETPFYRRRRGG comes from the coding sequence TTGAGCCACCCGAGCAGCGCCGCAGGCTTGCGCCGCACCCCGCTCTACGAGGAGCACCGGGCGCTGGGGGCCCGCATGGTCCCCTTCGCCGGCTGGGAGATGCCGTTGCAATACGCCGGCATCGTCGAGGAGCACCGGGCGGTCCGCCAGGCGGCCGGCCTCTTCGACGTCAGCCACATGGGGGAGATCGAGGTCGCCGGCCCCGGGGCCCGGGACGCGCTGCAGCGCCTCGTCACCAACGACGTGGAGCGGCTGGTGCCCGGCCGCGCCCTCTACACGGTGATGTGCACCCCGGAGGGCGGCATCGTCGACGACCTGCTGGTCTACCAGCTGGGCGAGCAGCGCTACATGCTGGTGGTCAACGCGGCCAACACCGAGCGCGACCTGGCCTGGGTCCGCGAGCATGCGGGCGGGCCGGGGGTCACCGTGACCGACCGCACCCAGGAGACGGCGCTGCTGGCCCTGCAGGGACCGCGGGCGCAGGCCATCCTCGCGCGGGTGACCGACGACGTCGACCTCGATGCGCTGCGTCCGTTCCACTTCGTCGGCGGCTGGGAGGGCATGATCTCCCGCACCGGCTACACCGGCGAGGACGGCTTCGAGCTGTTCCTCAGCTGGGACGCCGCGGTCACCGTCTGGCGCGGGATCCTGGCCGCCGGCGAGCCCGAGGGGCTGGTCCCGGCGGGGCTGGGCGCCCGGGACACGCTGCGCCTCGAGGCCTGCCTCCCCCTCTACGGGCAGGAGCTCGACCTGGACACGACGCCGCTTGAGGCGGGGCTGGAGTTTGTCGTCAAATGGGACAAGGGACCGTTCCTGGGCCGCGAGGCCTTGCTGCGGCAGCGCCAGCAGGGCCTGCGCAAGCGGCTGGTGGGCCTGCGGCTCGTGGAACCCGGCGTGGCCCGCACGGGCTACCGGGTCCTGGACGAACGCGGCGAGCCGGTGGGGCGCGTGACCAGCGGCACCGTGGCCCCGACGCTGGGGGCCAGCGTGGCCCTCGCCTACGTGCCGCCCGCCCTGGCCCGGGTCGGGCAGCGGCTGGCGGTGGAGATCCGCGGGAGAGCGGTCGCGGCCCAGGTGGTGGAGACGCCCTTCTATCGCCGGCGGCGGGGAGGTTGA
- a CDS encoding NUDIX domain-containing protein, whose amino-acid sequence MTGAVPPAEIECLTLHGQRRRYPARQVRFRPAVYGVAVDGGRVLLGRSAFTGRLDIPGGAVEPWESLEEALRREFREETGVEPEPIELFHFTENFFAFFDRPFHSLRFYFLVRVPPDAVFTPQPGEVTEVRWVDPTAVPPEAFAPGDRDIVLKALARAQRLDPR is encoded by the coding sequence ATGACGGGAGCCGTACCGCCGGCGGAGATCGAGTGCCTCACCCTCCACGGCCAGCGTCGCCGCTATCCGGCCCGCCAGGTGCGGTTCCGGCCTGCGGTCTACGGGGTCGCCGTCGACGGCGGCCGGGTCCTGCTGGGACGGTCGGCCTTCACCGGCCGCCTGGACATCCCCGGCGGCGCGGTGGAGCCGTGGGAGTCCTTGGAAGAGGCCCTGCGCCGCGAGTTCCGCGAGGAGACGGGGGTGGAACCGGAGCCGATCGAGCTCTTCCACTTCACGGAGAACTTCTTCGCCTTCTTCGACCGCCCGTTCCACTCCCTGCGGTTCTACTTCCTGGTGCGGGTGCCGCCGGATGCGGTCTTCACGCCGCAGCCCGGCGAGGTGACCGAGGTCCGCTGGGTGGATCCGACCGCCGTGCCTCCCGAGGCCTTCGCGCCGGGCGACCGCGACATCGTCCTCAAGGCCCTGGCCCGGGCCCAGCGGCTCGACCCCCGCTGA
- a CDS encoding glycosyltransferase family 4 protein, whose protein sequence is MRIGMFSDSYTPYISGVVRSIQTLRRGMEQAGHEVYVFGPRYPTGLGADPDPAEEARVVRFPSVAAPLYPAFRIPLPRRAQVREAVARLHLDVLHTHTPFVMGRMALQAARSLGLPLCFTFHTRYDVYLRHYAPGAGAVLVPALNAYVRRFCDACDLVIAPTRAIARKIEELGVRSPVEVVPTGVPVDRFAAGDPAERRRTRLQLGLGPEDVVLLYTGRLSREKNLPLLLEAFRRLAAAVPSVRLVLVGDGPLRETLQRSVADWGLSGRVRLTGAVAPDRIAAFYRAADLYVFPSVTETQGLVVVEAMAAGLPVVAVASEVSEEVLADGRAGLVVAPSADELARACRRLVEDDALRREMGRAAQQAARGYDSDQVLKRILGLYEALRVRSARPRPAVRGHVP, encoded by the coding sequence GTGCGGATCGGGATGTTCAGCGACAGCTACACCCCCTACATCAGCGGGGTCGTCCGGTCGATCCAGACGCTGCGCCGGGGCATGGAGCAGGCCGGGCACGAGGTCTACGTCTTCGGGCCCCGCTACCCCACGGGCCTGGGAGCCGATCCCGATCCCGCCGAGGAGGCGCGGGTCGTCCGCTTTCCGTCCGTGGCCGCACCCCTCTACCCGGCGTTTCGGATCCCTCTCCCGCGTCGGGCGCAGGTCCGGGAGGCGGTGGCACGGCTGCACCTGGACGTCCTGCACACCCACACGCCGTTCGTCATGGGGCGCATGGCCCTGCAGGCGGCTCGCTCCCTGGGCCTGCCGCTCTGCTTCACGTTCCACACCCGGTACGACGTCTACCTGCGCCACTATGCCCCGGGCGCCGGGGCCGTGCTGGTGCCGGCGCTCAACGCCTACGTACGCCGCTTCTGCGACGCCTGCGACCTGGTGATCGCGCCGACCCGGGCCATCGCCCGGAAGATCGAGGAGCTGGGCGTCCGCTCGCCGGTGGAGGTGGTGCCCACCGGGGTGCCGGTGGACCGCTTCGCCGCCGGCGACCCGGCGGAGCGCCGCCGGACCCGGCTCCAGCTGGGCCTGGGGCCGGAGGACGTCGTGCTGCTCTACACCGGCCGCCTCAGCCGCGAGAAGAACCTGCCCCTCCTCCTCGAGGCCTTCCGCCGCCTGGCCGCGGCCGTGCCCTCGGTGCGGCTGGTCCTGGTCGGCGACGGTCCCCTGCGGGAGACGCTGCAGCGATCGGTGGCCGACTGGGGGCTGTCCGGACGCGTCCGGCTGACGGGTGCCGTCGCACCCGATCGCATCGCCGCCTTCTACCGTGCCGCGGACCTCTACGTCTTCCCCTCGGTGACCGAGACCCAGGGCCTGGTGGTGGTGGAGGCCATGGCGGCCGGCCTCCCGGTGGTGGCCGTGGCCAGCGAGGTCTCCGAGGAGGTGCTGGCCGACGGCCGGGCCGGCCTGGTGGTCGCCCCTTCGGCGGACGAACTGGCCCGCGCCTGCCGCCGGCTGGTGGAGGACGACGCCCTGCGCCGGGAGATGGGACGGGCCGCCCAGCAGGCGGCCCGTGGGTACGACAGCGACCAGGTCCTCAAGCGGATCCTCGGGTTGTACGAGGCGTTGCGGGTCCGGTCCGCCCGTCCCCGTCCCGCGGTCCGCGGGCACGTCCCGTAG
- a CDS encoding IS256 family transposase: protein MSRIPPSQQLAELARQLAAQAREGTEVEDLTHALVRLGARKLIQELLEAEVTELLGRGRYERREPGQEGARNGYKPRTLRCAEGRLEIDVPQVRGMEGLCQPTLWRALKRRTDVLERLVVEMYARGLSTRDIEDALAELAGSEAPLLSRSTVSRITEALHEEFEAFAQRDLSGLDVVYLFADAIYESLRRQAGCREGILVTWAILSDGSKVLVHLSLGNKERYEDWLEHFRDLVRRGLKTPLTVTTDGAPGLIQAVEAMWPEAERIRCWVHKMRNVLDKVPEEARPVLKPYLEAIRDAPDIEQGRRLVAEVVERFGREYPSAMRSLQEDLEASLAHLRLPAAHRKHVRTTNLVERSFEEERRRAKVIPRFRSERECLKLVFAVLWRASERWRRVQFSEHERKQLERYIEERQRQRAAQKEVSPAATVA, encoded by the coding sequence ATGTCCAGGATACCACCCAGCCAGCAGTTGGCGGAGCTGGCCCGGCAGCTGGCCGCGCAGGCCCGGGAGGGTACTGAGGTCGAGGACCTGACCCATGCCCTCGTCCGCCTGGGCGCCCGCAAGCTCATCCAGGAGCTGCTGGAGGCAGAGGTCACGGAGCTTTTGGGGCGCGGACGCTACGAGCGGCGCGAGCCTGGCCAGGAAGGCGCCCGCAACGGCTACAAGCCGCGGACGCTGCGTTGCGCCGAGGGGCGGCTCGAGATCGACGTCCCCCAGGTGCGGGGCATGGAGGGACTGTGCCAGCCCACGCTGTGGAGGGCCCTCAAGCGGCGGACGGACGTGCTGGAGCGCCTGGTGGTGGAGATGTACGCCCGGGGCCTCTCTACCCGGGACATCGAGGATGCGCTGGCGGAGCTGGCGGGCAGCGAAGCGCCGCTTTTGAGCCGGTCCACCGTGAGCCGGATCACCGAGGCGCTCCACGAGGAGTTCGAGGCCTTTGCCCAGCGGGACCTGTCAGGCCTCGACGTGGTGTACCTGTTCGCCGACGCCATCTACGAGTCGCTGCGCCGGCAGGCGGGCTGCCGTGAGGGCATCCTGGTCACCTGGGCCATCTTGAGCGACGGCAGCAAGGTGCTGGTGCACCTGAGCCTGGGCAACAAGGAGCGCTACGAGGACTGGCTGGAGCACTTCCGGGATCTGGTGCGCCGGGGGCTGAAGACGCCGCTGACGGTGACGACGGACGGGGCGCCGGGGCTGATCCAGGCGGTGGAAGCCATGTGGCCGGAGGCGGAGCGCATCCGCTGCTGGGTGCACAAGATGCGGAACGTGCTGGACAAGGTGCCGGAGGAGGCGCGGCCCGTGCTCAAGCCCTACCTGGAGGCGATCCGGGACGCACCGGATATCGAGCAGGGCCGGCGGCTGGTGGCCGAGGTGGTGGAGCGGTTCGGGCGGGAGTATCCCTCGGCCATGCGGAGCCTGCAGGAGGACCTGGAAGCGAGCCTGGCGCACCTGCGGCTACCCGCCGCCCACCGCAAGCATGTCCGGACCACCAACCTGGTGGAGCGCAGCTTCGAGGAGGAGCGGCGGCGCGCCAAGGTGATCCCGCGGTTTCGGAGCGAGCGGGAGTGCCTGAAGCTAGTCTTCGCCGTGCTGTGGCGGGCGAGTGAGCGCTGGCGGCGGGTGCAGTTCAGCGAGCACGAACGAAAGCAGCTGGAGCGCTACATCGAGGAGCGGCAACGGCAAAGAGCGGCGCAGAAAGAGGTTTCACCCGCTGCCACCGTGGCATGA
- a CDS encoding pilus assembly protein TadG-related protein, translating to MEEHGSRRSAARGGAVAEEQRLQRGAVAATFLLLLPVMIAAVGLVLDGSRLILVRAQAQAVADMASLAAVQEIDEQAFARGEPLLRTAAAEATARRWLEDGLRRAFGEAMATQSTIDVVVINASASAPRRHPWSGRRLTEPTVAVRVRVPVRLGWIPGPSPVSVRVAADASVALQPTADAR from the coding sequence GTGGAGGAACACGGGAGTCGGCGGAGTGCTGCCCGCGGCGGGGCGGTGGCAGAGGAGCAGCGGTTGCAGCGGGGTGCGGTCGCCGCGACCTTCCTGCTGTTGCTACCGGTGATGATCGCCGCAGTGGGACTGGTCCTCGACGGGAGTCGGCTGATCCTCGTGCGGGCCCAGGCCCAGGCCGTGGCGGACATGGCGAGCCTGGCCGCGGTCCAGGAGATCGACGAACAGGCCTTTGCCCGGGGCGAGCCCTTGCTGCGCACCGCGGCAGCCGAAGCCACCGCTCGACGATGGCTTGAGGACGGGCTGCGGCGCGCCTTCGGCGAGGCCATGGCCACCCAGAGCACGATCGACGTGGTGGTGATCAACGCGTCGGCCTCCGCGCCCCGTCGCCATCCGTGGTCGGGGCGCCGCCTCACCGAACCGACGGTGGCCGTCCGCGTCCGGGTGCCGGTGAGGCTCGGCTGGATCCCGGGCCCATCCCCGGTTTCGGTCCGCGTGGCCGCCGACGCCAGCGTGGCGCTCCAGCCGACGGCGGACGCCCGGTGA
- a CDS encoding TadE/TadG family type IV pilus assembly protein encodes MAAEFALVAGLLALLVFGFFDLAVILNRQIVLVQAAREGVRRAVVEGGDTAEVRQVIARQLQAGGLDPATVDVRIEPRRPAYGSVLSVRLGTVVRPVTPVVRPFLRDGIHLQIEMHGRNERLRPPDA; translated from the coding sequence GTGGCGGCGGAGTTCGCCCTGGTCGCGGGCCTGCTGGCGCTCCTGGTGTTCGGGTTCTTCGACCTGGCGGTGATCCTGAACCGCCAGATCGTCCTCGTCCAGGCCGCGCGGGAAGGCGTGCGGCGCGCCGTCGTGGAGGGCGGCGACACCGCGGAGGTCCGGCAGGTGATCGCGCGCCAGTTGCAGGCCGGTGGCCTCGACCCGGCGACGGTGGACGTGCGCATCGAACCCCGGCGACCGGCCTACGGAAGCGTCCTGAGCGTGCGACTGGGAACGGTGGTACGACCGGTGACGCCGGTGGTGCGGCCGTTCCTGCGCGACGGGATCCATCTGCAGATCGAGATGCACGGGCGCAACGAACGGCTGCGCCCACCGGACGCGTGA
- a CDS encoding Flp family type IVb pilin — translation MVWTVLRMVAAGVGRAPRLRRWLAPLAEQRGAASAEYALLLALVVIVLITALTDLGDVIRTRLSEISSALEEAGN, via the coding sequence GTGGTATGGACGGTACTGCGCATGGTGGCCGCGGGTGTGGGCCGCGCACCCCGGCTGCGCCGCTGGCTGGCACCGCTGGCGGAGCAGCGGGGGGCGGCCTCCGCAGAGTACGCGCTTCTACTCGCCCTCGTGGTCATCGTGTTGATCACGGCCTTGACGGACCTCGGCGACGTCATTCGCACGCGGCTGAGCGAGATCTCCTCGGCCCTCGAGGAGGCGGGCAACTGA
- a CDS encoding type II secretion system F family protein yields MTGWLVAVLVAMSAGAAAGWAVHRGPGVLPAGVRWLRTRIDGRGLPRPARPAWASWIERWPWPARPPADVDLVLLVRRAGWHRIVGDDGLGWICRALGVAAWTGGASGACLAVVVAATTGFRHAGWWLLPGVGFLAGRRVFLACLEAAGRRRAARVRAGLPGWLEDVALAARGGLNLRQAVEVANEVGHGPLVDDAREAFARVRAGEPLRRPLQELARLYPDPAVTVALRTLVEAEARGLPLAQTLDDQIRLMRALAARRLQRQADGLPFWLTVVTMGLLLPPVLIVVLLPNVLQFLRLYR; encoded by the coding sequence GTGACGGGATGGCTCGTGGCCGTGTTGGTCGCCATGTCGGCCGGGGCGGCGGCGGGGTGGGCGGTTCACCGGGGACCGGGCGTGCTGCCCGCCGGGGTGCGGTGGCTGCGAACCCGCATCGATGGCCGTGGCCTCCCCCGTCCGGCCCGACCGGCCTGGGCCTCGTGGATCGAGCGGTGGCCGTGGCCCGCCCGTCCGCCTGCGGATGTCGACCTCGTGCTGCTCGTGCGGCGCGCCGGCTGGCACCGGATCGTCGGAGACGACGGCCTGGGGTGGATTTGCCGCGCGCTGGGCGTCGCCGCATGGACGGGAGGCGCGAGTGGGGCCTGCCTGGCCGTGGTCGTGGCGGCGACGACCGGGTTTCGCCATGCCGGGTGGTGGCTGCTGCCCGGGGTGGGATTCCTGGCTGGTCGGCGCGTCTTCCTGGCGTGCCTCGAGGCGGCCGGCCGGCGACGAGCGGCGCGGGTTCGCGCGGGGTTGCCCGGTTGGTTGGAAGACGTCGCCCTGGCCGCTCGCGGGGGCCTGAACCTGCGACAGGCCGTCGAGGTGGCCAACGAGGTCGGCCACGGTCCCCTGGTGGACGACGCCCGCGAGGCCTTCGCCCGCGTGCGGGCCGGCGAGCCGCTGCGCCGGCCACTCCAGGAGCTGGCACGGCTGTACCCTGACCCCGCGGTGACCGTCGCCTTGCGGACGTTGGTCGAGGCAGAGGCCCGGGGCTTGCCGCTCGCCCAGACCCTGGACGACCAGATCCGCCTGATGCGAGCCTTGGCGGCTCGCCGGCTCCAGCGCCAGGCCGACGGACTGCCCTTCTGGCTGACGGTCGTCACCATGGGGCTGCTCTTGCCGCCGGTCCTGATCGTCGTCCTGCTGCCCAACGTGCTGCAGTTCCTGCGCCTCTACCGCTGA
- a CDS encoding type II secretion system F family protein, whose protein sequence is MTVIAQLQAGRPLRQAWLEAAREVPAPVLEPAKGAFVAALGAGLPLEEALGMWYARSGLRALRRCQAVAAAHRRTGGDATGPILAVIQGLREQRLSWADVAARTAEARLSARLLAGLPVVVTAYALALDPAFLRPLWDDPIGRWGLTYAVASWLTGIHLLRRLAGSLTGDGEGSP, encoded by the coding sequence GTGACCGTGATCGCCCAGCTCCAGGCAGGGCGACCCCTGCGCCAGGCCTGGCTCGAGGCCGCCCGGGAGGTGCCGGCGCCGGTGCTCGAACCGGCGAAGGGTGCGTTCGTCGCCGCCCTGGGAGCCGGCCTCCCCTTGGAGGAAGCCCTGGGCATGTGGTACGCCCGCAGCGGTCTCCGCGCCCTCCGGCGCTGTCAGGCGGTGGCCGCGGCCCACCGACGGACGGGCGGCGACGCCACCGGTCCGATCCTGGCCGTCATCCAGGGCTTGCGGGAGCAGCGGCTGTCTTGGGCGGACGTGGCGGCGCGGACGGCGGAAGCCCGCCTTTCGGCACGGCTCCTGGCCGGCCTGCCGGTGGTGGTCACGGCGTACGCGCTGGCGCTGGATCCAGCCTTCCTGCGACCCCTGTGGGACGACCCAATCGGACGCTGGGGGTTGACCTACGCCGTCGCCTCGTGGCTCACGGGCATCCACCTCTTGCGCCGGTTGGCCGGCTCGTTGACCGGCGACGGGGAGGGGTCCCCGTGA